One window of the Amycolatopsis mediterranei genome contains the following:
- a CDS encoding MOSC domain-containing protein, with the protein MARIARLTYYPVKACAGVDVPSAEVTSAGLAHDRVFQVITPDSDILTQRPHPVMATVRPRVLGDRLALSAPGREDVVFAIRRDGPRRPVSMSAWDGEGVRQDPQADEWFSDLLGRPAELIGVAPEHHRVTVGEFPGAAAFADGHAVLIASESSLDSLNERIAAGQGEPVPMDRFRPNLVIAGWAEPHREDEARELTAGTAKFGYAEKCVRCTVPMVDQETGEKAGPEPIRTLATYRRDPRGGVVFGMKAAVLRPGQVAVGDEVIVHSWAGPSPSTAAAEPPFTATASRPAESV; encoded by the coding sequence ATGGCGAGAATCGCTCGGCTGACGTATTACCCGGTCAAGGCCTGCGCCGGCGTCGACGTGCCGTCCGCCGAGGTGACCTCCGCCGGGCTCGCGCACGACCGGGTCTTCCAGGTCATCACCCCGGACAGCGACATCCTCACGCAGCGGCCGCACCCGGTCATGGCGACCGTCCGGCCGCGGGTGCTCGGCGACCGGCTCGCGCTGTCCGCCCCCGGTCGTGAAGACGTCGTCTTCGCCATCCGGCGCGACGGCCCGCGGCGCCCGGTGTCGATGTCCGCCTGGGACGGCGAAGGCGTCCGGCAAGATCCCCAGGCTGACGAGTGGTTCTCGGACCTGCTCGGCCGGCCGGCCGAACTGATCGGCGTCGCGCCCGAGCACCACCGAGTCACCGTCGGCGAGTTTCCGGGCGCGGCGGCCTTCGCGGACGGGCACGCGGTGCTCATCGCCTCCGAGTCCTCTTTGGACAGCCTGAACGAGCGGATCGCCGCCGGTCAGGGCGAACCCGTCCCGATGGACCGCTTCCGCCCCAACCTCGTCATCGCCGGCTGGGCCGAACCCCACCGCGAGGACGAAGCCCGCGAGCTGACCGCCGGCACCGCGAAGTTCGGTTACGCCGAGAAGTGCGTCCGCTGCACGGTCCCGATGGTCGACCAGGAGACCGGCGAGAAGGCCGGCCCCGAACCGATCCGCACCCTCGCCACCTACCGGCGTGACCCGCGCGGCGGCGTCGTCTTCGGGATGAAGGCCGCGGTGCTGCGGCCGGGTCAGGTCGCGGTCGGCGACGAGGTGATCGTGCACTCCTGGGCCGGCCCGAGCCCGAGCACGGCCGCCGCGGAGCCGCCGTTCACGGCGACGGCGAGCCGGCCCGCCGAGTCGGTGTAG
- a CDS encoding ABC transporter substrate-binding protein encodes MKKLIVTVLAAALTLTACGGSDSASATLRVGTLSDAPPNIYLKDGNYTGFDNELLKAIAAKQNLKLEFAATDFSALLGQVASGRYDIASSAIAQTDERKKTVDFSAAYDFETMSIQAKQGTPVTDEKGLAGQRVAVIQATVGDHWLTSTVPSAQAVRFPDYAAALTALKSGAVDAYILDQSIAEKNVADNPDAKLVVVKSFVTDVPHGFAVKKGNAELLGKIDSGLKQVISDGTWLKLHQQFLPTAPVPAGFQGYQSGQK; translated from the coding sequence ATGAAGAAGCTGATCGTCACCGTGCTGGCGGCCGCGCTCACGCTGACCGCGTGCGGCGGCTCGGACAGCGCTTCCGCGACGCTGCGCGTGGGCACGCTGAGCGATGCGCCGCCGAACATCTACCTCAAGGACGGCAACTACACCGGCTTCGACAACGAGTTGCTCAAGGCCATCGCGGCCAAGCAGAACCTCAAGCTGGAGTTCGCCGCGACCGACTTCTCGGCGCTGCTCGGGCAGGTCGCGTCGGGCCGCTACGACATCGCCAGCTCGGCGATCGCGCAGACCGACGAGCGCAAGAAGACGGTCGACTTCTCGGCGGCCTACGACTTCGAAACGATGAGCATCCAGGCCAAGCAGGGCACGCCGGTCACCGACGAAAAAGGCCTGGCCGGCCAGCGCGTCGCCGTCATCCAGGCGACCGTCGGCGACCACTGGCTGACCAGCACGGTCCCGTCGGCGCAGGCCGTGCGCTTCCCCGACTACGCCGCCGCGCTGACCGCGTTGAAGAGCGGCGCGGTCGACGCGTACATCCTGGACCAGTCCATCGCCGAGAAGAACGTCGCCGACAACCCGGACGCCAAGCTGGTGGTCGTGAAGAGCTTCGTCACGGACGTGCCGCACGGGTTCGCGGTCAAGAAGGGCAACGCCGAGCTGCTCGGCAAGATCGACAGCGGGCTCAAGCAGGTGATCTCCGACGGGACCTGGCTTAAGCTGCACCAGCAGTTCCTGCCGACCGCTCCGGTGCCGGCCGGGTTCCAGGGTTACCAATCCGGCCAAAAGTAG
- a CDS encoding amino acid ABC transporter ATP-binding protein — MTTTAVRSSSVELRDIHVSFGTLEVLRGVDLRVESGKTTCVIGPSGSGKSTLLRCVNRLQEPDSGDLLLDGESVIKADPDALRQRVGMVFQHFNLFGHRSVLDNIVLPLRSVKKLSKEEASAIARARLADVGLADKAPYRPSALSGGQQQRVAIARALAMDPEVMLFDEATSALDPELVKGVLNLMAGLASRGLTLIVVTHEMGFARSVADEVAFMDAGRIVEQGPPAELFDEPQSPRLQRFLSQVL; from the coding sequence GTGACGACGACGGCGGTGCGCTCGTCCAGTGTGGAGCTGCGGGACATCCACGTCAGCTTCGGCACGCTCGAAGTCCTGCGCGGAGTCGACCTCCGGGTCGAGAGCGGGAAGACGACGTGCGTCATCGGCCCGTCCGGCTCCGGCAAGTCGACGCTCCTGCGCTGCGTGAACCGCTTGCAGGAGCCCGATTCCGGCGATCTGCTGCTCGACGGCGAATCGGTGATCAAGGCCGACCCGGACGCCCTGCGCCAGCGCGTCGGCATGGTGTTCCAGCACTTCAACCTCTTCGGCCACCGGAGCGTGCTGGACAACATCGTGCTGCCGCTGCGCAGCGTGAAGAAGCTGAGCAAGGAGGAGGCGTCGGCGATCGCCCGGGCTCGCTTGGCGGACGTCGGCCTGGCGGACAAGGCGCCGTACCGGCCCAGCGCGTTGTCCGGCGGCCAGCAGCAGCGCGTCGCGATCGCGCGGGCGCTGGCGATGGACCCCGAGGTGATGCTCTTCGACGAGGCGACGAGCGCGCTGGACCCGGAGCTGGTCAAGGGCGTGCTGAACCTGATGGCGGGCCTGGCTTCGCGGGGGCTGACGTTGATCGTGGTGACGCACGAGATGGGGTTCGCCCGCAGCGTGGCCGACGAGGTGGCGTTCATGGACGCGGGCCGCATCGTCGAGCAGGGCCCACCGGCGGAGCTCTTCGACGAGCCGCAGAGCCCGCGCTTGCAGCGGTTCCTCTCACAGGTGCTCTGA
- a CDS encoding tyrosine-protein phosphatase, producing MNRAVDWEGFYNTRDLGGLPTRSGETTRRGAFFRAADLRFVTGAGWDQAREAGVRTVIDLRNPDEIRPTADATTALAGSAQFAAATGPAVPADLDRVEVPLDDIDDLEFWRYVNRERLNGSPLYYRPFLDRKAERCAAVVEAIARSAPGGVLFHCGSGRDRTGLVALLLLALAGVGPDAIAADYALSTEAVRPLYAAMGTDDQGPVIATILAERGTTTAAAVRDTLAGFDVERYLLDANVAAGDLDEIRHRLTRRD from the coding sequence ATGAACAGAGCCGTGGACTGGGAAGGCTTCTACAACACCAGGGATCTCGGTGGCCTGCCGACGCGCTCGGGCGAGACGACCCGCCGCGGCGCGTTCTTCAGGGCGGCCGACCTGAGGTTCGTGACCGGCGCCGGGTGGGACCAAGCCCGGGAGGCCGGCGTCCGGACCGTCATCGACCTGCGCAACCCCGACGAGATCCGGCCGACGGCGGACGCCACGACGGCGCTGGCGGGTTCCGCGCAGTTCGCCGCCGCGACCGGTCCGGCCGTTCCGGCGGACCTCGACCGCGTCGAGGTTCCCCTCGACGACATCGACGACCTCGAGTTCTGGCGGTACGTCAACCGCGAGCGGCTGAACGGCAGCCCGCTCTACTACCGCCCCTTCCTCGACCGGAAGGCCGAGCGCTGCGCCGCCGTCGTCGAAGCGATCGCCCGGTCCGCGCCCGGCGGTGTCCTGTTCCACTGCGGTTCCGGGCGCGACCGGACCGGTCTCGTCGCGCTCCTGCTCCTGGCGCTGGCCGGCGTCGGCCCCGACGCCATCGCCGCGGACTACGCCCTGTCCACCGAAGCCGTGAGACCGCTGTACGCCGCGATGGGCACCGATGACCAGGGGCCGGTCATCGCGACGATCCTCGCGGAGCGGGGCACCACGACCGCGGCAGCCGTCCGGGACACGCTCGCCGGGTTCGACGTCGAGCGGTACCTCCTCGACGCCAATGTTGCCGCCGGCGACCTCGACGAGATCCGGCACCGGCTGACGCGGCGGGACTAG
- a CDS encoding DUF2334 domain-containing protein yields MLVSLSGITPRTLHRCADLAAELDRRKVPLSVLYAARTGEGPVTEWVRTRARGGDSVLLHGYDHAITPTHRTVYLGKRAEFATLPAHEARLRLIAAKAALDNAGLSVDGFAPPRWIASPGTLQALAEHGFRLCADLGAVRDLVTGEVRRARVSEFTSQSHRTETVRCFTLVLAAARSARRGGLVRLGVDATDLTRPGLRQALLDAVDVALENRAFGATYGSLRVVAA; encoded by the coding sequence TTGCTGGTTTCGCTGTCGGGAATCACCCCGCGCACGCTGCACCGGTGCGCCGACCTCGCGGCCGAGCTCGACCGCCGCAAGGTGCCGCTCTCGGTACTGTACGCCGCCCGCACCGGCGAAGGCCCGGTGACGGAGTGGGTGCGCACCCGCGCCCGCGGCGGTGATTCCGTGCTGCTGCACGGCTACGACCACGCCATCACGCCCACGCACCGCACGGTGTACCTGGGCAAGCGGGCGGAGTTCGCGACGCTTCCGGCACACGAGGCGCGCCTGCGGCTGATCGCCGCGAAGGCCGCGCTGGACAACGCCGGCTTGTCGGTCGACGGCTTCGCCCCGCCCCGCTGGATCGCCTCCCCGGGCACGCTGCAGGCGCTGGCCGAGCACGGTTTCCGGCTGTGCGCGGACCTCGGCGCGGTCCGCGACCTCGTCACCGGCGAGGTGCGCCGCGCGCGGGTGAGTGAGTTCACGAGCCAGTCGCACCGCACGGAGACGGTGCGCTGCTTCACCCTGGTGCTGGCGGCGGCCCGCTCGGCCCGCCGGGGCGGGCTGGTCCGGCTGGGGGTCGATGCCACGGACCTGACCCGCCCCGGCCTCCGCCAGGCGCTGCTCGACGCGGTGGACGTCGCCCTGGAGAACCGGGCGTTCGGCGCGACCTACGGCTCGCTGCGCGTGGTGGCGGCCTAG
- a CDS encoding MBL fold metallo-hydrolase produces MRIVHFGHACLLLETGSERILIDPGVFSTGFEGERELSAVLVTHQHFDHLDVERLPRVLEANPGAKLIVDPGSAPEVEKLGLEFDVANVGDAFAVGDTAIKAVGGEHAVIHSDIPVIPNIGYVFDDGAFFHPGDSFFVPGQQIDVLGLPTGAPWLKAGEAVDYLRAVAPRVAVPIHEAVLANPAMHYGLFGNLAPEGTEVKVLDRGEPAKV; encoded by the coding sequence ATGCGTATCGTCCATTTCGGACACGCCTGCCTGTTGCTGGAGACCGGCTCCGAGCGGATCCTGATCGATCCCGGCGTCTTCTCCACCGGCTTCGAAGGTGAGCGGGAGCTGTCCGCCGTGCTGGTCACGCACCAGCACTTCGACCACCTCGACGTCGAACGGCTGCCCCGGGTCCTCGAAGCCAACCCCGGTGCCAAGCTGATCGTCGATCCCGGGTCCGCTCCCGAGGTCGAGAAACTCGGCCTGGAGTTCGACGTGGCGAACGTCGGGGACGCCTTCGCCGTCGGGGACACCGCCATCAAGGCCGTCGGCGGGGAGCACGCCGTCATCCACTCGGACATCCCCGTCATCCCGAACATCGGGTACGTCTTCGACGACGGTGCTTTCTTCCACCCCGGCGACTCGTTCTTCGTGCCCGGACAGCAGATCGACGTCCTGGGGCTGCCCACCGGGGCACCGTGGCTCAAGGCCGGGGAGGCCGTCGACTACCTGCGGGCCGTCGCGCCGCGGGTGGCCGTGCCCATCCACGAAGCCGTGCTCGCCAACCCCGCCATGCACTACGGCCTCTTCGGGAACCTCGCGCCCGAAGGCACCGAGGTCAAGGTGCTCGACCGGGGCGAACCCGCGAAGGTCTAG
- a CDS encoding S-adenosyl-l-methionine hydroxide adenosyltransferase family protein: protein MAYDWISVTTDYGLRDGFVAACHGVIARLAPAVRVLDVTHEVPPQDIRHGAMALAQTVPYLPESVHVAVVDPGVGTARLGVVVVAEDGLLVGPDNGLLLPAAQALGGVQAAYELAEPSLRLPATSATFHGRDVFAPAAAHLALGVAPADFGDPVADLVAMPEPFVAAFPGKLVSEVLTVDHFGNVQLAATPADLELSGLSGAVSVHSERVAVTTVLGRTFADVPAGASVLYTDSAGRLAVAVNGGSAAAVLGLGPAQECTITSSPTAT, encoded by the coding sequence ATGGCGTACGACTGGATCTCGGTGACCACCGACTACGGCCTGCGCGACGGCTTCGTGGCGGCCTGCCACGGCGTGATCGCGCGGCTGGCGCCCGCGGTGCGGGTGCTCGACGTGACCCACGAAGTGCCGCCCCAGGACATCCGGCACGGGGCGATGGCGCTGGCCCAGACGGTCCCCTACCTGCCGGAATCGGTGCACGTCGCGGTCGTCGACCCCGGTGTCGGGACCGCGCGGCTCGGCGTGGTCGTCGTCGCGGAGGACGGGCTGCTGGTCGGGCCGGACAACGGCCTGCTGCTGCCCGCCGCGCAGGCGCTGGGCGGGGTCCAGGCGGCGTACGAACTCGCCGAGCCGTCGCTGCGGCTGCCGGCGACGTCGGCGACGTTCCACGGGCGGGACGTCTTCGCGCCCGCGGCCGCGCACCTCGCGCTGGGTGTCGCCCCCGCGGACTTCGGCGACCCGGTGGCCGACCTGGTCGCGATGCCCGAGCCGTTCGTCGCCGCGTTCCCCGGGAAGCTCGTGTCGGAGGTCCTGACGGTCGACCACTTCGGCAACGTCCAGCTGGCGGCGACCCCGGCGGACCTCGAGCTCTCGGGCCTGTCGGGCGCGGTTTCCGTGCACAGCGAGCGGGTGGCGGTGACCACCGTGCTCGGGCGGACCTTCGCCGACGTCCCCGCCGGCGCGTCGGTGCTCTACACCGACTCGGCGGGCCGGCTCGCCGTCGCCGTGAACGGCGGCTCCGCGGCGGCCGTGCTCGGGCTCGGGCCGGCCCAGGAGTGCACGATCACCTCGTCGCCGACCGCGACCTGA
- a CDS encoding phosphoribosylaminoimidazolesuccinocarboxamide synthase produces the protein MTPLPTLERLATGKVRDLYAVGDEHLLVVASDRISAFERVFPTSVPGKGRVLTAMSVFWFRQLADVLPNHLVTCEGPLIPEAVRGRALLVERLDMLPVEAVVRGYLTGRGYADYRRSGQVCGLALPPGLAESARLPEPIFTPSTKAPRGCKDENIDFGRCVSVLGRALAGEVREASLELYRRGAARAAEQGLLLADTKFEFGIGAGGGLVLADELLTPDSARYWLADGHQPGVPQPSFDKQHVRDWLVDPVSGWDCVSPLPPLPPEVVTATRDRYIEAYQRITGLSLADWPRDPADLRQPASRLGQCGGAGDRRDPHREQDVHRPCRSAALQPR, from the coding sequence GTGACACCCCTCCCCACCCTCGAACGGCTGGCCACCGGCAAGGTCCGTGACCTGTACGCGGTGGGCGACGAGCACCTGCTGGTCGTCGCCTCCGACCGCATCTCCGCCTTCGAACGCGTCTTCCCCACCTCGGTCCCCGGCAAGGGCCGCGTGCTCACCGCGATGAGCGTGTTCTGGTTCCGCCAACTCGCCGACGTCCTCCCGAACCACCTCGTGACCTGCGAGGGACCGCTCATCCCGGAGGCCGTGCGCGGCCGCGCGCTGCTGGTCGAGCGGCTCGACATGCTGCCGGTGGAGGCGGTCGTCCGGGGCTACCTCACCGGCCGCGGGTATGCGGACTACCGCCGGTCCGGGCAGGTGTGCGGGCTGGCGCTGCCGCCCGGCCTGGCCGAGTCGGCCCGGCTGCCCGAGCCGATCTTCACCCCGTCCACCAAGGCGCCCCGCGGCTGCAAGGACGAGAACATCGACTTCGGTAGGTGCGTCTCGGTGCTGGGCCGCGCGCTCGCCGGGGAGGTCCGGGAGGCCTCTCTGGAGCTGTACCGCCGGGGCGCCGCGCGCGCGGCGGAGCAGGGCCTGCTGTTGGCGGACACGAAGTTCGAATTCGGCATCGGCGCCGGCGGGGGGCTCGTGCTCGCGGACGAGCTGCTGACACCCGATTCGGCGCGCTACTGGCTCGCCGACGGCCACCAGCCCGGCGTCCCGCAGCCGTCGTTCGACAAGCAGCACGTGCGCGACTGGCTGGTCGACCCGGTGTCCGGCTGGGACTGCGTCTCCCCGCTGCCGCCACTGCCGCCCGAAGTGGTGACGGCCACGCGCGACCGGTACATCGAGGCGTACCAGCGCATCACCGGGCTTTCGCTGGCAGACTGGCCTCGTGATCCTGCTGATCTGCGGCAGCCTGCGAGCCGGCTCGGGCAATGCGGCGGTGCTGGGGACCGTCGCGACCCTCACCGCGAGCAAGACGTACACCGGCCTTGCCGATCTGCCGCACTTCAACCCCGATGA
- a CDS encoding amino acid ABC transporter permease, with the protein MDDFVNTFLDWDYISQVLPDLLKTGLLNTLILSVSSALIGTVVGMVLAVMGLSTKWWLRWPARIYTDIFRGLPAILTILLIGQGLGTLARDVVGTNPYPMGILALSLIAAAYIGEIFRSGIQSVDKGQMEASRALGMSYTKSMLLVIIPQGVRRVLPALVNQFIALVKDSSLVYVLGLLSGQRELFRIGQDLAANTGNLSPLVAAGVFFLVITVPLTHLVNYIDKKLRTGRKVRVDEPGDGDELDLVASGKVPS; encoded by the coding sequence ATGGACGATTTCGTCAACACGTTCCTGGACTGGGACTACATTTCCCAAGTCCTGCCGGACCTGCTGAAGACCGGACTGCTCAACACGCTGATCCTGTCGGTGTCCTCGGCGCTGATCGGCACCGTCGTCGGCATGGTGCTGGCGGTGATGGGGCTGTCCACCAAGTGGTGGCTGCGCTGGCCCGCGCGGATCTACACCGACATCTTCCGCGGGCTGCCGGCCATCCTCACGATCCTGCTGATCGGCCAGGGGCTCGGCACGCTCGCCCGGGACGTCGTCGGCACGAACCCGTACCCGATGGGCATTTTGGCGCTGTCGCTGATCGCCGCGGCCTACATCGGCGAGATCTTCCGGTCCGGCATCCAGAGCGTGGACAAGGGCCAGATGGAGGCCAGCCGGGCGCTCGGGATGAGCTACACCAAGTCGATGCTGCTGGTGATCATCCCGCAGGGCGTCCGGCGGGTGCTGCCGGCGCTGGTGAACCAGTTCATCGCGCTGGTCAAGGACTCCAGCCTCGTCTACGTGCTCGGGCTGCTGTCCGGGCAGCGCGAGCTGTTCCGGATCGGCCAGGACCTCGCGGCGAACACCGGCAACCTGTCGCCGCTGGTCGCCGCCGGCGTGTTCTTCCTGGTGATCACCGTGCCGCTGACGCACCTGGTCAACTACATCGACAAGAAGCTCCGGACCGGCCGCAAGGTGCGCGTTGACGAGCCGGGCGACGGAGACGAGCTGGACCTGGTCGCCAGCGGGAAGGTTCCCTCGTGA
- a CDS encoding NADPH-dependent FMN reductase yields MLGTVATLTASKTYTGLADLPHFNPDDDRDPLHPEVVSLRAALQEADAVLICTPEYAGGLPGSFKNLLDWTVGGGEMYGKPVAWINASSIAAPTGGRDAHDSLRKVFTYAGAKIVEEACARIPVARVDVADGQVADPDLRGRIAVAVQRLREGV; encoded by the coding sequence GTGCTGGGGACCGTCGCGACCCTCACCGCGAGCAAGACGTACACCGGCCTTGCCGATCTGCCGCACTTCAACCCCGATGACGACCGCGACCCGCTGCACCCCGAGGTGGTCTCGCTGCGTGCCGCGCTGCAGGAAGCCGACGCGGTCCTGATCTGCACGCCGGAGTACGCGGGCGGGCTGCCGGGCTCGTTCAAGAACCTCCTCGACTGGACGGTCGGCGGCGGCGAGATGTACGGCAAGCCGGTGGCCTGGATCAACGCGTCCTCGATCGCGGCCCCGACCGGCGGCCGGGACGCGCACGACTCGCTGCGGAAGGTCTTCACGTACGCGGGCGCGAAGATCGTCGAAGAGGCCTGCGCGCGGATCCCGGTCGCGCGCGTGGACGTCGCCGACGGCCAGGTCGCCGACCCCGATCTGCGGGGCCGCATCGCGGTGGCGGTGCAGCGCCTGCGTGAAGGGGTCTGA
- a CDS encoding ABC transporter substrate-binding protein: protein MRSTLSKIAAAVTAGALTLTLAACGGSDAGPATLRVGTLSDAPPSIYLENGRFTGYDNELLRDIAKREGFEVEFVGTEFSSLLAGVAGGKFDIGSSTISSTEARKKTVAFSNGYNTGFTTVVTAKGANLKDTGALGGKRLGVVQGSVQDEFAGKVAGAQVVRFPDYNAGFAQLKNGTLDGWVVPQDIGQKYLDQNPNVPLELGYTVEDKDTPSAFAVAKKNTELLNKLNDGLAKAVADGTVARIYGQFYKNTPLSKELQQGGPGLTVKNLGA from the coding sequence ATGAGATCCACGCTGTCGAAAATCGCCGCGGCCGTCACCGCGGGCGCGCTGACGTTGACCCTCGCCGCCTGCGGTGGCTCCGACGCGGGGCCGGCCACCCTGCGCGTCGGGACGCTGAGCGACGCCCCGCCGTCGATCTACCTGGAGAACGGGCGGTTCACCGGCTACGACAACGAGTTGCTGCGCGACATCGCCAAGCGTGAAGGCTTCGAGGTCGAGTTCGTCGGCACCGAGTTCTCCAGCCTGCTCGCCGGCGTCGCGGGCGGCAAGTTCGACATCGGCAGCTCGACGATCTCCAGCACCGAGGCCCGCAAGAAAACGGTCGCCTTCTCCAACGGCTACAACACCGGCTTCACCACGGTCGTCACGGCGAAGGGCGCGAACCTGAAGGACACGGGTGCGCTGGGCGGCAAGCGCCTCGGCGTGGTCCAGGGTTCGGTGCAGGACGAGTTCGCGGGCAAGGTCGCCGGCGCCCAGGTCGTCCGCTTCCCGGACTACAACGCGGGCTTCGCGCAGCTGAAGAACGGCACCCTCGACGGCTGGGTCGTGCCGCAGGACATCGGGCAGAAGTACCTGGACCAGAACCCGAACGTCCCGCTCGAGCTCGGGTACACGGTCGAGGACAAGGACACGCCGTCGGCGTTCGCGGTGGCCAAGAAGAACACCGAACTGCTGAACAAGCTGAACGACGGCCTCGCGAAGGCCGTCGCGGATGGCACGGTCGCCCGCATCTACGGGCAGTTCTACAAGAACACGCCGCTGTCGAAGGAACTGCAGCAGGGCGGGCCCGGCCTGACCGTGAAGAACCTGGGGGCGTGA
- a CDS encoding DUF5937 family protein yields the protein MIELVLTAAGSQRVRFAISPLEEVLGAVQTLLGIRRHPAAPPWLSEVPDVPELTAVLSARHYLTEFLSPPPDGPETTAEAQLAVVRATPPAQVALELGMVDADLSGLPADPTAARDLLADQLETVWDALLAPEWPRLRELLAADIAHRTRQLGSGGLAAMLAELHPRVRLSGTSVLVDVRSRERLPIDARGLLLIPAVFAWPNVGVVTVPPWQISLLYPARGVASLWTSAAEPPAPLAEVLGRTRALLLTTLDRPAATTELARRHDLAPATVSAHLTALRAAGLLAAERRGHRVLYRRTELGDALLTGKL from the coding sequence GTGATCGAGCTGGTCCTGACCGCGGCCGGGAGCCAACGCGTCCGGTTCGCGATCTCGCCGTTGGAGGAGGTGCTGGGCGCGGTCCAGACGCTGCTCGGCATCCGGCGGCACCCCGCGGCTCCGCCGTGGCTCTCCGAGGTGCCCGACGTGCCCGAGCTGACGGCGGTGCTGAGCGCGCGGCACTACCTCACCGAGTTCCTGAGCCCGCCGCCCGACGGTCCCGAGACGACCGCCGAAGCGCAGCTGGCGGTGGTGCGTGCGACGCCGCCCGCGCAGGTGGCGCTGGAGCTCGGCATGGTCGACGCGGACCTGTCCGGGCTGCCGGCCGACCCGACGGCCGCGCGCGACCTGCTGGCCGATCAGCTCGAGACGGTGTGGGACGCGCTGCTGGCCCCGGAGTGGCCCCGCCTGCGCGAGCTGCTCGCGGCGGACATCGCCCACCGGACGCGGCAGCTGGGGTCGGGCGGGCTCGCGGCGATGCTGGCGGAGCTCCACCCGCGCGTCCGGCTGTCGGGGACGTCGGTGCTGGTCGACGTCCGGTCCCGGGAGCGCCTGCCGATCGACGCGCGGGGGCTGCTGCTGATCCCGGCGGTGTTCGCGTGGCCGAACGTCGGGGTGGTGACGGTGCCGCCGTGGCAGATTTCGCTGCTGTACCCCGCCCGGGGCGTGGCTTCGCTGTGGACTTCCGCCGCCGAGCCGCCGGCACCGCTGGCGGAGGTGCTCGGCCGGACGCGGGCCCTGCTGCTGACCACGCTCGACCGCCCGGCGGCGACGACCGAGCTGGCCCGGCGCCACGACCTGGCACCGGCGACGGTTTCGGCCCACCTGACGGCGTTGCGCGCAGCGGGCTTGCTGGCGGCGGAACGCCGGGGTCATCGCGTGCTGTACCGGCGCACGGAACTCGGCGACGCGCTGCTCACGGGCAAACTGTGA
- a CDS encoding ABC transporter substrate-binding protein produces the protein MKKTLVTALTATLLAALTACGGSDSGGDKTLRVGTLSDSKPNAYQENGNYTGFDNELLKAIAAKEGLKLEFAATEFSALLGQVANGTFDIGSSAISQTDARKKTVDFSAPYNYQALGIEAKETAGITDENSLAGKRIGVVQGTVSDTWLGTNAPTAQAVRFPNDAAALNALKTGAIDGAVFDQATAEDYAKNNADAKLKVTKAITTTIPHGFAFKKGNTDLINKINDGLKKVIADGTWVKVHDQFEPTAPVPAEFKAGQ, from the coding sequence ATGAAGAAGACACTGGTCACGGCGCTCACCGCGACCTTGCTGGCCGCGCTCACGGCGTGCGGCGGCTCGGACAGCGGCGGCGACAAGACCCTGCGCGTCGGCACGCTGAGCGACTCGAAGCCGAACGCCTACCAGGAGAACGGCAACTACACCGGCTTCGACAACGAGCTGCTGAAGGCCATCGCGGCCAAGGAAGGCCTGAAGCTGGAGTTCGCCGCGACCGAGTTTTCGGCGCTGCTCGGCCAGGTCGCGAACGGCACGTTCGACATCGGCAGCTCGGCGATCTCCCAGACCGACGCCCGCAAGAAGACCGTCGACTTCTCGGCGCCGTACAACTACCAGGCGCTCGGCATCGAGGCCAAGGAGACCGCCGGCATCACCGACGAGAACTCCTTGGCGGGCAAGCGGATCGGCGTCGTCCAGGGCACGGTCTCGGACACGTGGCTCGGCACGAACGCACCGACCGCGCAGGCTGTCCGGTTCCCCAATGACGCCGCGGCCCTCAACGCCCTCAAGACCGGCGCGATCGACGGCGCGGTGTTCGACCAGGCCACCGCCGAGGACTACGCGAAGAACAACGCCGACGCGAAGCTCAAGGTGACCAAGGCCATCACCACGACCATCCCGCACGGGTTCGCCTTCAAGAAGGGCAACACCGACCTGATCAACAAGATCAACGACGGCCTGAAGAAGGTCATCGCGGACGGCACGTGGGTCAAGGTGCACGACCAGTTCGAACCCACCGCGCCGGTGCCCGCCGAGTTCAAGGCGGGGCAGTAG